The Stutzerimonas stutzeri genome segment TGACCGAGTGCCTGGAAATGGATACCGAGCAGCTGAGTTGCGGGGCCTACGGCTACCTCAATCTGCGCGGCAAGCCGTTGCCCTGCCTGTCGCTGGCGGCCCACTTCAACCTGCCGGAAAGCCACGGCAAACGTCGCAACATCGTCGTCGTCAGCCAGGGCCGGCAACAGGCCGGGCTGATCGTCGATCACCTTCACGGTGAACTGCAAACCGTCATCAAGCCGCTCGGGCAGCTGTTCCAGCACCTGCAAGGCATTGGTGGCTCCACCATCCTGGGAACCGGGCAGGTCGCCCTGATCCTGGATATTCCCAGTCTGTTCCGTTACCTGCAAAACCACGTCGACGCGAATCCTGCTGCCCAGCGCATCAGCCAATCCCGCCAGGACCTCGCAGGCCAGTAAGGAGAAACACCCATGAAAATGTTCGGTAACTTCAAGATAGGGGCCCGCCTGATCACCGGCTTCCTGGTGGTAGTGGCGCTCACCGTCGCCGTGGGCCTGTTGGGCATTCGCAACCTTGCCCAGGTCAACGAACTGTCCGACCAGATGTATTCGCGCGACATGATGGCGCTGAACAACATCCAGTCGGCCAATGTGCAGCTGATCTATATCGGTCGCGGCCTGCGTTCGAGCCTGCTGGCGACCAGCCTGGAAGAGCGCGACTTCGCCATCAAGCAGACCCGCGATGCGATCAAGAAGATGTACGAGTACATCGAGATGACCCGCTCGAGCTTCGTGACCCCCGAAGGCATCGCCCAGTTCGAATCGCTCAGTGAGCCGATGGCCACCTATGTGCAGGCCGTCGAGCAGGCCCTCAAGCTGCGGGAGGCTTCCAGTGACGTGCGCCCGGCCGACGAGCTGACCGTCATGCTGCCGAAACTGCGTGAGACCGGAAACAAGGCCGACGATCTGCTGACCGCCCTGGTCGAGCGCAAGGTCGTCAACGCCAAGGAAGCCAACGAGCAGATCACTGGCATCTACCTGGGTTCGCGTACCCAGATGATCGGCCTGGTGATCATCGCCGCCGTGCTTGGCTTCGGCATCGGTATCCTGGTCACCCGCAGCATCACCCGGCCGCTCAACCGTGCCGTATCGGTGGCCGACTCGCTCGCCGCTGGCGACCTGGGCATTCAGGTCGAGGTCGACAGCAAGGACGAAACCGGCCAGCTGCTCAACGCCATGAAGAACATGACCGAGCGCCTGCGCAGCGTCATGGGCGACGTGCGCAGTGCCGCCGACTCCTTGTCTTCGGCGTCCGAAGAAGTCAGTGCCACCTCGCAATCGCTGAGCCAGGCGGCCAGCGAGCAGGCCGCCGGCGTCGAGCAGACCACCGCGTCGGTCGAACAGATGTCCGCCTCGATCGCGCAGAACACCGAAAGCGCGAAGATCACCGACAGCATTGCCGGCAAGGCGGCCAACGATGCCGTGGCTGGCGGCCGTGCGGTGCGTGACATGGTTATCGCCATGAAGCAGATCGCCGACAAGATCGGCATCATTGACGACATCGCCTACCAGACCAACCTGCTGGCGCTCAACGCGGCCATCGAAGCGGCGCGTGCCGGTGACCATGGCAAGGGCTTTGCGGTCGTGGCCGCCGAAGTGCGCAAGCTGGCCGAGCGCAGCCAGGTCGCTGCGCAGGAAATCGGCGGTGTGGCGGGCAGCAGTGTGCAGTTGGCCGAGCAAGCCGGGCGCCTGCTGGACGACATCGTGCCGAACATTCAGAAGACTTCGGACCTGGTGCAGGAAATTACCGCCGCTTCGCAAGAGCAGAGCACCGGCGCCGGCCAGATCAACATCGCCATGGGCCAGATGAACCAGATCACCCAGCAGAACGCCTCGGCGTCCGAGGAGCTGGCTGCCACCTCCGAGGAGATGAACGCCCAGGCCTCGCAGCTGCTGGAGCTGATCAGCTTCTTCCGACTCGATGCGCGTGATGTCGCCGCTCAGAGCCTCGGCCGCCAGCCAGTGGCCAGCGCCAAGCCCAGCAACCGCTCGGTGCGCAGCATCCGCAAACCGACCGTCATGGCCGACGACGGCCAGTTCGTCAGCTTCACGTAAGGGGGCGCAGATGAATCTTCCACAGGTAAGCGGTGCTGCCAGCACCGCTCCGGCTGACATTCAGCACCTGTCGTTCCGGGTGCGCCAGGCACGTTATGCGCTGCCTATCGAACTGGTGCGCGAGATCATCGAGTACGGGCAGATCACCGGTGTGCCGATGATGCCGGCGTGCATCCACGGGGTGATCAACCTGCGCGGCAACGTCGTGCCGGTGCTCGACCTGGCCGCACGCTTCGGTATGGAGCGCACGGTACCGGGCAAGCGGACCTGCATCGTCATCATCGAGCTGGACCTGAATGATTCGCTGCAACGCATCGGCCTGGTGGTCGATGCGGTCGACGCGGTACTGGATATCCAGGGCTCCGATGTCGAACCCGCGCCGGCGTTCGGTGCTGGGATCCGCACGGAGTTCATCGCCGGCATGGCGCGTGACGAACGCGGCTTTACCATCATTCTGGACGTGCGCAAGGTGTTGTCGCTGGACGACATACTGCAGATCAGCCAGGCGATGGCGCAGGCGAGCTGAGCATGCCGACGTCAAGCCTGCCGGTGCTGGGCGAGCAGGAGTTCCGCTTCCTGCAGCAACTGATGGCCGAGGCGTCGGGCATTCATCTGAGCGACAGCAAGCGGCCGCTGGTGGCCGGTCGCCTGATGCGCCGGTTGCGCGCATTGAACCTGAGCAGCTACCGCGACTACCTGGTGTTGCTCAGGGATCCGACCAAGCAGGCCGAGCAGCGGCTGGTGATCGACCTGCTGACCACCAACGAAACCTACTTCTTCCGCGAACCGCAGCATTTTCAGTTCCTCGCCCATTGGCTGGAAGGCCGGCGCGAGCCGCTGCGCCTCTGGAGCGCGGCCTGCTCGTCGGGCGAGGAGCCCTACACCCTGGCCATGGTGCTGGCCGAACATGGCCCGGCGGACTGGTCGATCCTCGGCAGCGACCTCAGCCGCACGGTGTTGGAAAAGGCGCAGGCGGCGATTTACCCGATGGATGAGTCGAGCAATTTCCCGTCTGGCTGGCTCAAGCGTCACTGCCTGCGGGGTATTGG includes the following:
- a CDS encoding methyl-accepting chemotaxis protein translates to MKMFGNFKIGARLITGFLVVVALTVAVGLLGIRNLAQVNELSDQMYSRDMMALNNIQSANVQLIYIGRGLRSSLLATSLEERDFAIKQTRDAIKKMYEYIEMTRSSFVTPEGIAQFESLSEPMATYVQAVEQALKLREASSDVRPADELTVMLPKLRETGNKADDLLTALVERKVVNAKEANEQITGIYLGSRTQMIGLVIIAAVLGFGIGILVTRSITRPLNRAVSVADSLAAGDLGIQVEVDSKDETGQLLNAMKNMTERLRSVMGDVRSAADSLSSASEEVSATSQSLSQAASEQAAGVEQTTASVEQMSASIAQNTESAKITDSIAGKAANDAVAGGRAVRDMVIAMKQIADKIGIIDDIAYQTNLLALNAAIEAARAGDHGKGFAVVAAEVRKLAERSQVAAQEIGGVAGSSVQLAEQAGRLLDDIVPNIQKTSDLVQEITAASQEQSTGAGQINIAMGQMNQITQQNASASEELAATSEEMNAQASQLLELISFFRLDARDVAAQSLGRQPVASAKPSNRSVRSIRKPTVMADDGQFVSFT
- a CDS encoding chemotaxis protein CheW, with protein sequence MNLPQVSGAASTAPADIQHLSFRVRQARYALPIELVREIIEYGQITGVPMMPACIHGVINLRGNVVPVLDLAARFGMERTVPGKRTCIVIIELDLNDSLQRIGLVVDAVDAVLDIQGSDVEPAPAFGAGIRTEFIAGMARDERGFTIILDVRKVLSLDDILQISQAMAQAS
- a CDS encoding CheR family methyltransferase, with translation MPTSSLPVLGEQEFRFLQQLMAEASGIHLSDSKRPLVAGRLMRRLRALNLSSYRDYLVLLRDPTKQAEQRLVIDLLTTNETYFFREPQHFQFLAHWLEGRREPLRLWSAACSSGEEPYTLAMVLAEHGPADWSILGSDLSRTVLEKAQAAIYPMDESSNFPSGWLKRHCLRGIGDHEGEFRLGHGLRERVRFRELNLMRPLPDDVGSHDVIFLRNVLIYFSAEDKRAIVARLIERLRAGGLLFIGHAESLHGFGLPLRSVAPSVFQRL